Proteins encoded within one genomic window of Nordella sp. HKS 07:
- a CDS encoding acyl-[ACP]--phospholipid O-acyltransferase, translating into MTQSKLIVIYVGRGSGSTMDTGHSNQFALFRTRRFLPLFVAQAIGAFNDNAFRYALSILLIYDLGPRLGFAEGHAGLLNTLSAGLLILPFFLFSALAGQIADKFDKAMLAQRIKFVEIAIVALASFSLFTDQVWLQLLTVFLTGTQSAFFGPIKYSILPQHLERRELLGGNGLIEMGTFLSILLGTLFGSFAISSEWGRHWVSIVMIGLAIIAYMSARQIPAAPPPQPELKVNANLAQETWRMIAIARERGDVFLAILGISWFWFLGVVFLTQIPLFTQTELNANETVASLIIAAFTVAIGVGSVVTNRLLKGEVSVKYVPIAAILITLFIVDLYFATGALRTTDASTLRTPMELISSFSGWRVLIDLAAIALCAGLFAVPLYALVQQRSSPKKRARVIAANNIINAVFMTAATILSFLLLNAGLSVRGLFLIVGLANAIAALWICRLLPQELAAYVARRLFRLFYRVEIKGFENFAKAGRKALIISNHTSFLDGPLLSAFLPERCQFAINTRVADRWWVKPAFQLFDLLPIDPTNPMAIKTLASGLKHGRKVVIFPEGRITRTGSLMKIYEGPGVIAHLAGARILPIRINGAQYTPFSLMKGKLRIRWFPKITLTFLPPVKIKAPADLKSSALRDYLADRTYDIMTDMMFRTSFADETLFQSLLTARHIHGKNHQILEDIQRTPLTYGRIVLGSFILGRRLAEATPGERNVGVLLPSAAGCFITLFALYASGRVPALLNYSTGAANMAAACRTAEVKTVITSRRFVEAGDFGDAVALLEKQAKIIWIEDVRAKIALADKLYGLWSSLFPKPALRKLGYNPDAHAPAVIVFTSGSEGTPKGVVLSHYNLQANRHQAAARIDFTPKDIVFNAMPMFHTFGLNAGTLLPVLAGVRTFLYPSPLHYKIIPELVYDINATVLYGTDTFLTGYARNAHPYDLYAVRFVVAGAERVRLETRQTYMDMFGLRILEGYGVTECSPVLAVNTPIHYRAGSVGRLFDGIDYRLETVEGIAEGGRLHVKGPNIMLGYLRAEEPGQLQPPPEGWYDTGDIVTVDERKYITIQGRAKRFSKIAGEMVSLAAVEIHIYEAFPDSAHGVVAIPDPKKGEQLVLFTTEPKLDRTALSDAFKNLGVPELMTPRIIVPIETMPILGTGKTDYVTLNKMAREKFPS; encoded by the coding sequence TTGACTCAATCCAAACTCATCGTGATCTATGTCGGAAGGGGATCGGGCTCCACGATGGACACAGGGCATTCCAACCAATTCGCACTGTTCCGCACCAGGCGGTTCCTGCCGCTTTTCGTCGCCCAGGCGATCGGAGCCTTCAATGACAATGCCTTTCGCTATGCGCTCTCGATCCTGCTCATCTACGATCTGGGTCCCAGGCTCGGTTTCGCCGAAGGCCATGCCGGCCTGCTCAACACCCTCTCCGCCGGCCTCCTGATCCTCCCCTTCTTCCTGTTCTCGGCCCTGGCCGGTCAGATCGCCGACAAATTCGACAAGGCGATGCTGGCGCAGCGCATCAAATTCGTCGAGATCGCCATCGTCGCCCTGGCGTCCTTCAGCCTGTTCACCGACCAGGTCTGGCTGCAGCTCCTCACCGTCTTCCTGACCGGCACCCAGTCCGCCTTCTTCGGCCCGATCAAATATTCGATCCTGCCGCAGCATCTCGAGCGCCGCGAGCTCCTCGGCGGCAATGGCCTCATCGAGATGGGCACCTTCCTGTCGATCCTGCTCGGCACGCTGTTCGGCAGTTTCGCCATCAGCTCCGAATGGGGTCGCCACTGGGTGAGCATCGTGATGATCGGCCTCGCCATCATCGCCTATATGAGCGCCCGGCAGATCCCGGCTGCGCCGCCACCGCAGCCCGAGCTCAAGGTCAACGCCAATCTCGCCCAGGAAACCTGGCGCATGATCGCGATCGCGCGCGAGCGCGGCGACGTATTCCTGGCCATTCTCGGCATCTCCTGGTTCTGGTTCTTAGGCGTCGTCTTCCTCACGCAGATTCCGCTCTTCACTCAGACCGAGCTCAACGCCAACGAGACCGTGGCGAGCCTCATCATCGCCGCCTTCACCGTGGCGATCGGCGTCGGCTCGGTCGTCACCAACCGCCTGCTCAAGGGCGAGGTATCGGTCAAATATGTGCCGATCGCCGCGATTCTGATCACCCTCTTCATTGTCGACCTCTATTTCGCCACCGGCGCTCTGCGCACCACGGACGCCAGCACCTTGCGCACCCCGATGGAGCTCATTTCGAGCTTCTCCGGCTGGCGGGTCCTGATCGATCTCGCCGCCATCGCCTTGTGCGCCGGCCTTTTCGCCGTGCCCCTTTATGCGCTGGTGCAGCAGCGCTCGTCGCCCAAGAAGCGCGCCCGCGTGATCGCCGCCAACAACATCATCAATGCGGTGTTCATGACGGCGGCGACCATTCTCTCGTTTCTCCTCCTCAATGCCGGACTTTCGGTACGCGGCCTCTTCCTGATTGTCGGCCTCGCCAATGCCATCGCCGCTCTGTGGATCTGCCGCCTGCTGCCGCAGGAGCTTGCTGCCTATGTGGCGCGCCGTCTGTTCCGTCTCTTCTATCGCGTCGAGATCAAAGGCTTCGAGAACTTCGCCAAGGCCGGCCGCAAGGCGCTGATCATATCCAATCACACGTCTTTCCTCGACGGGCCGCTGCTTTCCGCCTTCCTGCCCGAACGCTGCCAGTTCGCCATCAATACCCGTGTCGCCGATCGCTGGTGGGTGAAGCCGGCCTTCCAGCTCTTCGACCTCCTGCCCATCGACCCGACCAATCCGATGGCGATCAAGACGCTGGCCAGCGGTCTCAAGCATGGCCGCAAGGTGGTGATCTTCCCGGAAGGCCGCATCACCCGCACCGGCTCGCTGATGAAGATCTATGAAGGACCCGGTGTCATCGCGCATCTGGCCGGCGCCAGGATCCTGCCCATTCGTATCAACGGCGCCCAATACACGCCATTCTCCCTGATGAAGGGCAAGCTCAGGATCCGCTGGTTCCCCAAGATCACCCTGACCTTCCTGCCGCCGGTCAAGATCAAGGCGCCGGCTGATCTCAAGAGCAGCGCTTTACGCGATTACCTCGCCGACCGAACCTACGACATCATGACCGACATGATGTTCCGCACCAGCTTCGCCGACGAAACGCTGTTCCAGTCGCTTCTCACCGCACGGCACATCCATGGCAAGAACCATCAGATCCTCGAGGACATTCAGCGTACGCCACTGACCTATGGCCGCATCGTGCTGGGAAGCTTCATCCTTGGACGCCGCCTCGCTGAAGCGACGCCCGGCGAAAGAAATGTCGGCGTGCTTCTGCCGAGCGCCGCCGGCTGCTTCATCACCTTGTTCGCCCTTTACGCTTCGGGCCGCGTGCCGGCGCTCCTCAACTATTCGACCGGCGCTGCGAACATGGCAGCCGCCTGCCGCACCGCCGAGGTCAAGACCGTCATCACGTCGCGCCGCTTCGTCGAGGCCGGCGACTTCGGCGACGCGGTGGCGCTGCTCGAGAAGCAGGCCAAGATCATCTGGATCGAGGATGTGCGGGCGAAGATCGCGCTTGCCGACAAGCTCTATGGCCTATGGTCCAGCCTTTTCCCGAAACCCGCTTTGCGCAAGCTCGGTTACAATCCGGACGCCCATGCCCCCGCGGTGATCGTCTTCACCTCGGGCTCGGAAGGAACTCCCAAGGGGGTCGTGCTCTCGCATTACAATCTGCAGGCCAATCGCCATCAGGCGGCGGCGCGCATCGACTTCACGCCCAAGGACATCGTCTTCAACGCCATGCCGATGTTCCACACATTCGGGCTCAATGCCGGCACGCTCCTGCCGGTGCTCGCCGGGGTGCGGACGTTCCTCTATCCCTCCCCGCTCCACTACAAGATCATCCCTGAGCTCGTTTACGATATCAATGCGACGGTGCTCTATGGCACCGACACCTTTCTCACCGGTTATGCCCGCAATGCGCACCCCTACGATCTCTATGCGGTACGCTTCGTGGTGGCGGGTGCCGAACGCGTGCGCCTGGAGACGCGTCAGACCTATATGGACATGTTCGGTCTGCGCATCCTTGAAGGCTATGGCGTCACCGAATGCTCGCCGGTGCTCGCCGTCAACACGCCGATCCACTATCGCGCCGGCTCGGTGGGGCGTCTCTTCGACGGCATCGACTATCGGCTTGAGACGGTCGAAGGCATCGCCGAAGGCGGCCGGCTGCATGTCAAGGGTCCGAACATCATGCTGGGCTATCTGCGCGCCGAAGAGCCCGGCCAGCTCCAGCCGCCGCCCGAGGGCTGGTACGACACCGGCGACATCGTCACCGTCGATGAGCGCAAATACATCACGATCCAGGGCCGCGCCAAGCGCTTCTCCAAGATCGCCGGCGAGATGGTCTCGCTCGCCGCCGTCGAAATCCATATATACGAAGCCTTCCCCGACAGTGCCCATGGCGTCGTCGCCATTCCGGACCCGAAGAAGGGCGAGCAGCTTGTCCTCTTCACCACCGAGCCGAAGCTCGACCGCACGGCCTTGTCGGATGCCTTCAAGAATCTGGGTGTGCCGGAGCTGATGACGCCGCGCATTATCGTGCCGATCGAGACCATGCCGATCCTCGGCACCGGCAAGACCGACTATGTGACCCTCAACAAGATGGCGCGGGAGAAATTCCCCTCGTGA
- a CDS encoding aconitase X catalytic domain-containing protein, with product MSLVLDDRDLSFLDGAHGPAMRLAMQLVLKAADILGAEALIPVSFAHIDACFYSGEAHVDFAQFLLDHGARLAVPAWTNNGVVSLTDPDIRPESGDPQMVRGARRLMKLYEQLGCRPVWTCAPYQLPGGPQFGDQIVAGESNAVSFYNAVVGARTNKYGDYLDVACALIGKAPYAGLHRDEGRRGHILIRTDAISDIWKRENIFYHLLGHHLGKLAGQAIPVIAGLPPQETMDSLKALAAAAASSGGVEMWHAVGVTPEADTQERAFQGRDPERVLDLSAADLAQARRDLTSAADGPLDMVALGTPHFSLTEFERLMPLVSGRRIKCGLAFYVSTSRFVRAEAERLGWITELEAFGATVIADTCTYYSPAVRQCRGRIMTNAAKWAYYAPGMLGVEVCFGSLAECVESAVQGEVRRDPQLWTNGLP from the coding sequence GTGAGCCTTGTGCTCGATGATCGCGACCTGAGTTTTCTCGACGGCGCCCATGGCCCCGCGATGCGGCTTGCGATGCAGCTGGTGCTCAAGGCCGCCGACATATTGGGCGCCGAGGCGCTGATCCCGGTCAGCTTCGCCCATATCGATGCCTGTTTCTATAGTGGCGAGGCGCATGTCGATTTCGCGCAGTTTCTCCTCGATCACGGCGCCCGGCTCGCGGTCCCGGCCTGGACCAACAATGGCGTCGTGAGCCTTACCGATCCCGATATCCGGCCCGAATCCGGCGATCCGCAGATGGTGCGCGGCGCGCGCAGGCTGATGAAGCTCTATGAGCAGTTAGGCTGCCGGCCGGTCTGGACCTGCGCCCCCTATCAGCTGCCCGGCGGGCCCCAGTTTGGCGACCAGATCGTCGCCGGAGAATCCAATGCGGTCTCCTTCTACAATGCCGTCGTCGGGGCCAGGACCAATAAATATGGCGATTATCTCGATGTCGCCTGCGCCCTCATCGGCAAAGCGCCCTATGCGGGACTTCATCGCGACGAAGGACGGCGCGGCCATATCCTCATCCGCACCGACGCCATCTCGGACATCTGGAAGCGAGAAAACATCTTCTATCACCTGCTCGGCCATCATCTGGGAAAGCTGGCCGGACAAGCCATTCCGGTGATCGCAGGCCTGCCGCCGCAGGAGACGATGGATTCGCTCAAAGCCCTGGCCGCCGCGGCCGCCTCCTCGGGCGGCGTCGAGATGTGGCATGCGGTCGGCGTGACGCCCGAAGCCGACACGCAGGAACGGGCCTTCCAGGGCCGTGACCCCGAGCGTGTCCTCGACCTCTCGGCCGCCGATCTGGCGCAGGCGCGCCGTGATCTGACGAGCGCCGCCGACGGTCCGCTCGACATGGTGGCGCTCGGCACGCCGCATTTCTCGCTCACCGAGTTCGAGCGCCTGATGCCGCTGGTCTCGGGCCGCAGGATCAAATGCGGCCTCGCTTTTTATGTCTCGACCAGCCGCTTCGTTCGCGCTGAGGCGGAACGGCTGGGATGGATCACCGAACTCGAAGCCTTTGGTGCGACGGTCATCGCCGACACCTGCACCTATTATTCGCCGGCGGTGCGCCAATGCCGCGGCCGCATAATGACCAATGCGGCCAAATGGGCCTATTACGCGCCAGGCATGCTGGGCGTCGAAGTCTGCTTCGGCAGCCTCGCTGAATGCGTCGAAAGCGCGGTGCAAGGCGAGGTCCGGCGCGATCCGCAACTATGGACGAACGGTCTCCCATGA
- a CDS encoding aconitase X swivel domain-containing protein, protein MIRARILHGGAAQGEVLALDAPLSFWGAFDPRTGEIIDIHHPQKGVRIAGTILMMRETRGSGTAPGGMAEAIRLGTAPAAIILTKPDINLTIGALVAEVLYGKTCPVLSLDEESYAGLAVEQALAVHADGTITPLPRAVPG, encoded by the coding sequence ATGATCCGCGCGCGTATCCTGCATGGCGGAGCGGCGCAGGGCGAGGTTCTCGCCCTCGACGCGCCATTGAGCTTCTGGGGCGCCTTCGATCCGAGAACTGGCGAGATCATCGACATCCATCATCCCCAGAAGGGTGTCCGCATTGCCGGCACTATTCTGATGATGCGCGAAACGCGCGGCTCCGGCACAGCGCCCGGCGGCATGGCTGAAGCGATCCGCCTCGGCACGGCGCCCGCCGCCATCATTCTGACCAAGCCCGACATCAATCTCACCATCGGCGCGCTCGTTGCGGAAGTGCTCTACGGGAAGACCTGCCCGGTGCTCTCGCTCGACGAAGAATCCTATGCCGGTCTTGCCGTCGAGCAGGCCCTCGCCGTCCACGCCGACGGAACGATCACTCCGCTGCCGCGAGCCGTTCCGGGCTAG
- the mdoH gene encoding glucans biosynthesis glucosyltransferase MdoH, with product MALSVDKIVDIAPSKDDLLPPESRLDMPVQDLRHWAPGKALPAGRDRSSVHVCRWFVFSATLALTGLGTYEIYQVISPADITWLQVIFAALFAVTFAWISFACASAMLGFLCMRKQRYVLADLADVKRTALLMPVYHEDPETVAEALARMGRALAKEMAGDKFDIFVLSDSRDAVHIRHEAQVFAKLRQDLRDEIQVYYRRRPDNHHKKAGNISDFVTRWGGAYEAMIVLDADSMMAGKTLVTLARAMAADPKAGIIQSLPMLHNRWTLYARMQQFAGRVYGPIVANGLAAWHGRDGNYWGHNAIIRVKAFAESAGLPELQGRKPFGGHIMSHDFVEAALMRRSGWAVYMLSGLGGSYEETPPNLIELAARDRRWSQGNLQHIKLLNVKGLHWVSRLHFLQGIMSYLASPLWLFLLMTGLVLSTVAKYAQPNYFPEGFTLFPAWPVFDPERALRLFTLTMAVLFVPKILGIIAAIFDPELRRGCGGVTGLIKSLFAESILSALLSPIMMLIQSGFVLDILLGRDSGWKAQKRTEEAPPFTELLYKHAWHIIAGVLVGVLAFLITMQTFLWLSPIVLGLALSAVVSWSTGLVSVGRSAHDWNVFRIPEESKPVFENMDGASPERLAAAE from the coding sequence ATGGCTCTATCGGTGGACAAAATAGTAGATATCGCGCCGAGCAAGGACGATCTTCTACCGCCGGAATCCCGGCTCGACATGCCGGTCCAGGATCTGAGGCACTGGGCTCCCGGCAAGGCACTTCCCGCCGGACGTGATCGCTCGAGCGTTCATGTCTGCCGCTGGTTCGTTTTCTCGGCGACGCTCGCGCTGACCGGGCTCGGCACCTATGAGATCTACCAGGTGATCAGCCCGGCCGACATCACCTGGCTGCAGGTGATCTTCGCCGCGCTGTTCGCCGTCACCTTCGCCTGGATATCCTTCGCCTGCGCCAGCGCGATGCTGGGTTTCCTGTGCATGCGCAAGCAGCGCTACGTGCTGGCGGATCTGGCGGACGTGAAGCGCACGGCGCTGCTCATGCCGGTCTATCACGAGGACCCTGAAACGGTTGCCGAGGCGCTGGCGCGCATGGGCCGCGCGCTTGCCAAGGAAATGGCCGGCGACAAGTTCGACATCTTCGTGCTGAGCGACAGCCGCGACGCCGTCCATATCCGCCACGAGGCCCAGGTCTTCGCCAAGCTCCGCCAGGATCTGCGCGACGAGATCCAGGTCTATTACCGCCGCCGCCCCGACAATCATCACAAGAAGGCCGGGAACATCTCCGATTTCGTGACGCGCTGGGGCGGCGCCTATGAGGCGATGATCGTGCTGGACGCCGACAGCATGATGGCGGGCAAGACGCTGGTCACGCTGGCGCGCGCGATGGCGGCCGATCCCAAAGCCGGCATCATCCAGAGCCTGCCGATGCTCCACAACCGCTGGACACTCTATGCGCGCATGCAGCAATTCGCCGGGCGGGTCTATGGACCGATCGTCGCCAACGGTCTTGCCGCGTGGCATGGGCGCGACGGCAATTATTGGGGCCATAATGCCATCATCCGGGTGAAGGCCTTCGCCGAATCCGCGGGTCTGCCCGAGCTGCAAGGCCGCAAGCCGTTCGGCGGCCATATCATGAGCCACGATTTCGTCGAGGCGGCACTCATGCGGCGTTCCGGCTGGGCTGTCTATATGTTGTCCGGCCTCGGCGGGTCCTATGAGGAGACGCCGCCCAATCTGATCGAGCTCGCGGCGCGCGACCGGCGCTGGAGCCAGGGCAATCTGCAGCATATCAAGCTCCTCAATGTGAAGGGCCTGCATTGGGTGAGCCGCCTGCATTTTCTGCAGGGCATCATGTCCTATCTGGCCTCGCCTTTGTGGCTCTTCCTGCTGATGACGGGCCTCGTCCTGTCGACGGTCGCCAAATACGCGCAGCCCAACTACTTCCCCGAGGGCTTCACGCTGTTCCCGGCGTGGCCGGTCTTCGATCCCGAACGCGCGCTTCGCCTTTTCACCTTGACCATGGCGGTGCTGTTCGTGCCGAAGATCCTCGGCATCATCGCCGCGATCTTCGATCCGGAGCTCAGGCGCGGCTGCGGCGGCGTCACCGGCCTGATCAAGAGCCTGTTCGCTGAATCCATCCTCTCCGCGCTCCTGTCGCCGATCATGATGCTGATCCAGTCGGGCTTCGTTCTCGACATTCTCCTCGGCCGCGATTCCGGCTGGAAGGCGCAGAAGCGCACGGAGGAGGCGCCGCCCTTCACCGAGCTCCTGTACAAGCATGCCTGGCATATCATCGCGGGCGTGCTCGTCGGCGTGCTCGCTTTCCTGATCACGATGCAAACCTTCCTCTGGCTGTCGCCGATCGTGCTCGGTCTTGCCTTGTCGGCCGTCGTTTCGTGGAGCACCGGGCTCGTTTCGGTCGGACGGAGCGCCCACGACTGGAATGTGTTCCGTATCCCCGAGGAATCGAAACCGGTCTTCGAAAATATGGACGGGGCTAGCCCGGAACGGCTCGCGGCAGCGGAGTGA
- a CDS encoding glucan biosynthesis protein, with translation MSVTRRGMLNMLQGLAILGAASKTGLLEASAQTTELFGKPEAFSDDYVLELARARAKTPFVEEKIQLPPGLDNLTYDQYRDIRFNPEKSIWRGQPHGFSFDLFHSGFYYTSPVDIHIVDNGEQAKLNYVPDLFTFGPLVQQPKGDIDLHYAGFRLRYPLNSKDYNDEFCVFQGASYFRAVGKGHLYGLSARGLAIDTGQPNGEEFPFFRSFWIRTPTPDAVSVVVWALLDSPSATGAYRFTIKPGVATQMDVEMTIFPRRDLEHVGIAPLTSMFLYDAMNHAAFDDYRPAVHDSDGLMMLTGAGEYLWRALANPKTLQVSAFVDNSPGGFGLMQRKRQYDDFLDLEAKYEKRPSLWVEPIGDWGQGAVELYEIPSQREIHDNIAAFWQPKQKPAKDSSVSFVYRLYWCDEWPIDRQDFKAMARFSGGGLNFDQNKRLYVIDFEGSDLTGDLVADVTASQGTISNVVTQPNPQNGGIRLSFEIDVGSAEMSEFRAVLKRGQDKVSETWLYRWTK, from the coding sequence ATGAGCGTTACGCGGCGCGGCATGCTGAACATGCTGCAAGGGCTTGCGATACTGGGTGCTGCGTCCAAGACGGGCCTCCTCGAGGCATCCGCCCAAACGACCGAGCTTTTTGGCAAGCCGGAAGCGTTCAGCGACGATTATGTTCTTGAGCTCGCGCGGGCGCGGGCCAAGACACCTTTCGTCGAAGAGAAGATCCAGCTGCCCCCCGGCCTCGACAATCTCACCTACGACCAGTATCGCGACATACGCTTCAATCCGGAGAAGTCGATCTGGCGCGGCCAGCCGCATGGCTTCTCGTTCGACCTCTTCCATTCTGGCTTCTATTACACGTCGCCGGTCGACATCCACATCGTCGACAATGGCGAACAGGCGAAGCTCAACTACGTCCCCGACCTGTTCACCTTCGGCCCATTGGTGCAACAGCCCAAGGGCGACATCGACCTGCATTATGCCGGTTTCCGGCTGCGCTACCCGCTCAACAGCAAGGACTACAATGACGAGTTCTGTGTGTTCCAGGGGGCGTCCTATTTCCGCGCCGTAGGCAAGGGCCATCTCTACGGACTGTCGGCGCGCGGCCTCGCCATCGACACGGGCCAGCCTAATGGCGAGGAATTCCCGTTCTTCCGGTCCTTCTGGATCCGCACGCCGACACCCGATGCGGTATCGGTGGTCGTGTGGGCGCTGCTCGACAGCCCATCCGCCACGGGGGCCTATCGCTTCACCATCAAGCCGGGTGTGGCGACGCAGATGGATGTCGAGATGACGATCTTCCCGCGCCGCGACCTCGAGCATGTCGGCATAGCGCCTCTCACCAGCATGTTCCTCTATGACGCGATGAATCATGCCGCCTTCGACGACTATCGTCCGGCGGTGCATGATTCGGACGGCCTCATGATGCTGACCGGGGCTGGCGAGTATCTCTGGCGGGCGCTCGCCAATCCGAAGACGCTGCAAGTCTCGGCCTTCGTCGACAACAGTCCCGGCGGCTTCGGTCTGATGCAGCGCAAACGGCAATATGACGACTTCCTCGATCTCGAGGCCAAGTATGAAAAGCGGCCGAGCCTGTGGGTGGAGCCGATCGGCGACTGGGGCCAGGGGGCCGTCGAGCTCTACGAGATCCCCTCACAGCGGGAGATCCACGACAATATCGCCGCCTTCTGGCAGCCCAAGCAGAAGCCGGCCAAGGACAGCTCCGTGTCCTTCGTCTACCGGCTCTATTGGTGCGATGAATGGCCGATCGACCGGCAGGATTTCAAGGCGATGGCCAGATTCTCCGGCGGCGGGCTCAATTTCGACCAGAACAAGCGTCTCTACGTCATCGACTTCGAGGGCAGCGATCTCACCGGCGATCTCGTCGCCGACGTGACGGCTAGCCAGGGTACGATCAGCAATGTCGTCACCCAGCCCAATCCGCAGAACGGCGGCATCAGATTGTCCTTCGAAATCGACGTCGGAAGTGCTGAAATGTCCGAGTTCCGGGCAGTGCTCAAGCGCGGCCAGGACAAGGTGAGCGAAACATGGCTCTATCGGTGGACAAAATAG
- a CDS encoding aldehyde dehydrogenase family protein produces the protein MAKALPRVTYSNNGADFRPLHDWLDEALPGFRRTILGQAWPNVMAGRHDVTGRAYEVLCPFDRNLVVARLVSADRRAVKAAVQAGREAFPAWSAMGWKARVKFLRKWAKEIDRRKYELGMAALYEVGKSRLEAMGEMEEATDLITWYCDEMERRKGYAQALRRSHVDEETTCLLKPVGLFAVIAPFNFPVALACNMLGAALVAGNTAVLKPAPQSGLTSALLMETVEAAGLPPGVINLINGAEAGPLLVDAEGVDGVAFTGTHQTGMRIYRKLASSPYARPVICEMGGKNPAYVTANADLDMAAEGLIRAAFGLQGEKCSSCSVAYVEAGVKHDLLKRLKAMAQAIVVGNPEDRRTFMGPLIDETAAERFQKVVKAARLKGRIIHGGERLSGPVFNKGNFVSPTVVAELPPDHWINREELILPVLSVVAVASLEEGIALGNRNVYGLCAGLYSGNPKEVETFLALAEAGVLYVNRRTGATTGAWPGEQTFCGWKGSGVDGKGGFGPFTIPRYMREQSLTIMRG, from the coding sequence ATGGCAAAAGCCCTGCCGCGTGTGACCTATTCCAATAACGGGGCCGACTTCAGGCCGCTGCATGACTGGCTCGACGAAGCCTTGCCAGGCTTCCGTAGAACCATTCTGGGCCAGGCGTGGCCCAATGTAATGGCGGGACGCCATGATGTGACCGGGAGAGCCTATGAAGTCCTTTGCCCCTTCGATCGCAATCTGGTGGTGGCACGGCTCGTCTCGGCCGATCGCAGGGCGGTCAAGGCCGCGGTGCAGGCGGGGCGTGAGGCATTCCCCGCCTGGTCCGCCATGGGCTGGAAGGCGCGGGTCAAGTTTCTGCGCAAATGGGCGAAGGAGATCGACCGGCGCAAATATGAGCTCGGCATGGCCGCCCTCTATGAAGTCGGCAAATCGCGTCTCGAGGCGATGGGCGAGATGGAGGAAGCGACCGATCTCATCACCTGGTATTGCGATGAGATGGAGCGCCGGAAAGGTTATGCGCAGGCGTTGCGGCGCTCTCATGTGGACGAGGAGACCACCTGCCTGCTCAAGCCGGTCGGCCTTTTCGCGGTGATCGCGCCGTTCAATTTCCCGGTGGCGCTGGCCTGTAACATGCTAGGCGCCGCCTTGGTCGCCGGCAATACGGCGGTGCTCAAGCCCGCGCCGCAATCAGGTCTGACATCGGCGCTCCTGATGGAAACAGTCGAGGCCGCCGGGCTGCCGCCGGGTGTGATCAACTTGATCAATGGGGCGGAAGCGGGACCGCTCCTGGTCGATGCCGAAGGGGTCGACGGCGTGGCCTTCACCGGCACGCATCAGACCGGTATGCGGATCTACCGCAAGCTCGCCTCAAGCCCCTATGCGCGTCCGGTCATCTGCGAGATGGGGGGCAAGAATCCGGCCTATGTGACGGCCAATGCCGATCTCGACATGGCGGCGGAAGGACTTATCCGGGCGGCTTTCGGGTTGCAGGGCGAAAAATGCTCCTCCTGCTCGGTCGCCTATGTCGAGGCGGGGGTGAAGCACGACCTCCTCAAGCGCCTCAAAGCCATGGCGCAGGCGATCGTCGTCGGCAATCCGGAAGATCGCCGGACTTTCATGGGACCGCTCATCGATGAGACGGCCGCCGAGCGCTTTCAAAAGGTCGTAAAGGCGGCGCGCCTCAAGGGGCGCATCATCCATGGCGGCGAGCGCCTTTCCGGCCCGGTTTTCAATAAAGGCAATTTCGTGTCGCCGACGGTGGTGGCGGAACTTCCCCCGGATCATTGGATTAATAGAGAGGAATTGATTCTGCCCGTTCTCTCGGTGGTGGCCGTAGCCTCGCTGGAGGAGGGTATCGCTCTGGGAAACCGAAATGTCTACGGGCTGTGCGCGGGTCTCTATTCGGGAAACCCCAAGGAGGTCGAGACATTTCTCGCGCTCGCCGAAGCCGGCGTGCTTTATGTCAACCGGCGCACTGGCGCCACAACCGGCGCCTGGCCCGGGGAGCAAACCTTCTGCGGCTGGAAGGGGTCCGGCGTCGATGGCAAGGGCGGCTTCGGGCCGTTTACCATTCCGCGCTACATGCGCGAACAAAGTCTCACCATTATGCGCGGCTAG